The Burkholderiaceae bacterium genome contains a region encoding:
- a CDS encoding amino acid ABC transporter substrate-binding protein, with protein sequence MNILKKLLLALGLGAGLGMLAAAPALAASDDLAAIQKAGVIRIGTEGTYAPFTYHETSDNKLVGFDVDIGRAIAAKLGVKPEFVEGKWDGLIAGLNVNRYDVVINQVGISAERQAKYDFSKPYIASAAALIVRADNNAIHGFADLKGKRSANSISSNFAKLAERNGAEVVAVQGFNDAVALLLAGRVDATVNDYLSYLDFKKQQPQAKLKVVARDDSAEFGRSGVLMRKGQPQLKAAIDKAIDALIADGTYKKISEQYFGEDLASKIR encoded by the coding sequence TTGCTGGCCCTGGGCCTGGGCGCCGGTCTGGGCATGCTGGCGGCCGCGCCGGCCCTGGCGGCGAGCGACGACCTGGCCGCGATCCAGAAGGCCGGCGTGATCCGCATCGGCACCGAAGGCACCTACGCGCCCTTCACCTACCACGAGACCTCGGACAACAAGCTGGTCGGCTTCGACGTCGACATTGGCCGCGCGATCGCCGCCAAGCTGGGCGTCAAGCCCGAGTTCGTCGAAGGCAAGTGGGACGGCCTGATTGCCGGCCTGAACGTCAACCGCTACGACGTGGTGATCAACCAGGTCGGCATCTCGGCCGAGCGCCAGGCCAAGTACGACTTCTCCAAGCCTTACATCGCCTCGGCCGCCGCGCTGATCGTGCGCGCGGACAACAACGCCATCCACGGCTTTGCCGACCTGAAGGGCAAGCGCTCGGCCAACAGCATCAGCAGCAACTTCGCCAAGCTGGCCGAGCGCAACGGCGCCGAGGTGGTGGCGGTGCAGGGCTTCAACGACGCCGTGGCGCTGCTGCTGGCGGGCCGCGTGGACGCCACCGTCAACGACTACCTGTCCTACCTGGACTTCAAGAAGCAGCAGCCCCAGGCCAAGCTGAAGGTGGTGGCGCGCGACGACAGCGCCGAGTTCGGCCGCTCCGGCGTGCTGATGCGCAAGGGCCAGCCGCAGCTGAAGGCCGCCATCGACAAGGCCATCGACGCCCTCATCGCCGACGGCACGTACAAGAAGATCTCCGAGCAGTATTTCGGCGAAGACCTCGCGTCCAAGATCCGCTGA
- a CDS encoding amino acid ABC transporter permease: MPDWLLLMWQSLGPLLVGGIKFTVPLALLSFAAGLVLAFAAALARLFGPAPLVALVRFYIWLIRGTPLLVQLFVIFYGLPSAGIVLDPLVAALIGFSLNIGAYNAEVIRGAIEAIPRGQWDAAYSLSMTRAQALRRTILPQAARVAVPPLANSFIALVKDTSLAAVITVPEIFQAAQRIASVTYEPLVLYVEAALIYLVLCSVLSSLQGRLERYFSRHAVFAEGQR; this comes from the coding sequence GTGCCGGACTGGCTGCTCCTGATGTGGCAATCCCTCGGGCCTTTGCTGGTCGGGGGAATCAAGTTCACGGTGCCGCTGGCGCTGCTGTCGTTTGCCGCCGGCCTGGTGCTGGCTTTCGCGGCCGCGCTGGCGCGCCTGTTCGGGCCTGCGCCGCTGGTGGCGCTGGTGCGCTTTTACATCTGGCTGATCCGCGGCACGCCGCTCTTGGTGCAGCTGTTCGTCATCTTCTACGGCCTGCCCAGCGCGGGCATCGTGCTCGACCCGCTGGTGGCGGCGCTGATCGGCTTTTCGCTCAACATCGGCGCCTACAACGCCGAGGTGATCCGCGGCGCCATCGAGGCCATCCCCCGCGGCCAGTGGGACGCCGCCTACTCGCTCAGCATGACGCGCGCGCAGGCGCTGCGCCGCACCATCCTGCCGCAGGCCGCGCGCGTGGCCGTGCCGCCGCTGGCCAACTCCTTCATCGCGCTGGTCAAGGACACGTCACTCGCCGCGGTCATCACCGTGCCCGAGATCTTCCAGGCCGCGCAGCGCATCGCCTCGGTCACCTACGAGCCGCTGGTGCTGTACGTCGAGGCGGCGCTGATCTACCTGGTGCTGTGCTCGGTGCTGTCGTCGCTGCAGGGGCGGCTGGAGCGTTATTTCAGCCGCCACGCGGTGTTTGCCGAGGGCCAGCGATGA